From a region of the Besnoitia besnoiti strain Bb-Ger1 chromosome I, whole genome shotgun sequence genome:
- a CDS encoding putative deoxyuridine 5'-triphosphate nucleotidohydrolase (encoded by transcript BESB_008580) yields MLLRVQALTPEVRAMYAAHGHYHAGDSGLDLFVLEDQEIKAGETSFVKLGIKAAAYTKDGEAGEKNVSWLLMPRSSISKTPLRLANSVGLIDAGYRGEVMAAVDNIKTFPYTLKKGDRIVQAVAFNGEGITLELVDELDKTARGEGGFGSTTEPEPKKAKNDETNGN; encoded by the exons ATGCTGCTTCGAGTTCAGGCTTTGACCCCGGAAGTCCGAGCCATGTACGCCGCCCACGGACACTATCACGCTGGAGATTCCGGCCTCGACCTTTTCGTCCTGGAGGACCAAGAGATCAAAGCAGGCGAGACGAGCTTCGTCAAGCTGGGCATCAAAGCCGCTGCGTACACGAAGGACGGGGAGgcaggagagaaaaacgtcTCCTGGCTGCTCATGCCCCGAAGCAGCATTTCCAAAACACCCCTCAGACTCGCCAACTCAG TCGGACTGATTGATGCGGGATACCGCGGCGAAGTTATGGCTGCCGTCGACAATATTAAAACCTTCCCATACACTCTGAAGAAGGGTGATAGGATTGTCCAGGCTGTCGCTTTCAATGGCGAAGGCATTACATTGGAG CTCGTTGACGAACTGGACAAgactgcgcgaggcgagggaggcttTGGCTCGACAACTGAGCCGGAaccgaagaaggcgaagaacgaTGAGACGAACGGAAACTAA
- a CDS encoding nucleoside transporter protein (encoded by transcript BESB_008590) yields MDRNSPPNRLEVGVVLVADPGIISAGKKDSFSFGRPASALLAPVRSKAPEAASGLPALGSLPSQESSGSQTKKPPTVPFNRTLAYLTFLFVGANSLVNWIFVMQTIPFIARSFLDGQDWNNTLLGSFQAIEVLVQLAMLKLGSANVMLVCVTGVVNALAGLLVAPLTLYTSKTVSVWMLHLICLVLGACSGVYQGSGFAIASMMPENFVASVSAGQGLAGLFVFLVVTGASFAVFDIDTKQGIEGMVWAAFSISACLSVLCSGVFFVVMRQPWAATSLARVRAERAAKRERARRAKAATAAEAARGDLAERSAVAESGLSSGIPSAAVTRDTTLCPEPQEPTATLEEGRGVTDAAAEGHTAEMESRPWTSVFRSALPWLFMTVLHMFISFHLFPKVGPLSWNYDSPPKNYLVICFGVFYVVEFIGRSLPDLHGVRGLGFLHLSRRAFVIAEVSRLLLFVPFILGYALKGVPFINSFYWYCILIAVLSLTQGWLGTLTFYYSVNSVESPVERELTGPMAAIASPLGCVIGLYTATPY; encoded by the exons ATGGATAGGAATTCGCCCCCGAATCGGCTAGAGGTCGGAGTGGTTCTGGTCGCGGATCCAGGAATTATCTCCGCAGGCAAGAAGGACAGTTTTTCCTTCGGCCGTCCAGCCAGCGCGCTCCTCGCACCCGTGCGAAGCAAGGCGCCTGAAGCCGCTTCCGGGCTGCCCGCGCTGGGGAGTCTTCCATCGCAGGAATCCTCTGGCTctcagacgaagaagcctcCCACCGTGCCCTTCAACCGCACCCTAGCGTACCTGACCTTTCTGTTTGTCGGCGCGAATTCGCTGGTCAACTGGATATTCGTGATGCAGACGATTCCGTTCATCGCGCGCTCCTTCCTAGATGGCCAAGACTGGAACAACACCCTGCTCGGCTCCTTCCAAGCGATCGAAGTGCTGGTCCAACTCGCGATGCTCAAGCTCGGCAGCGCGAACGTCATGCTGGTATGCGTCACCGGCGTCGTCAAcgccctcgcgggcctcctgGTTGCTCCGCTGACGCTCTACACAAGCAAAACTGTTTCGGTGTGGATGCTGCATCTCAtctgcctcgtcctcggTGCCTGCTCGGGCGTCTACCAGGGATCCGGTTTCGCCATTGCTTCCATGATGCCGGAGAACTTCGTCGCCAGCGTGTCGGCAG GCCAGGGCTTGGCGGGGCTGTTTGTGTTTCTCGTGGTGACGGGGGCGTCGTTTGCGGTCTTTGACATCGACACAAAGCAGGGCATCGAAGGCATGGTCTGGGCCGCGTTTTCGATCTCGGCATGTCTGTCGGTTCTCTGCTCCGGCGTCTTTTTCGTCGTCATGCGCCAACCCTGGGCGGCGacgtccctcgcgcgcgtccgcgcggagagagctgcgaagcgcgagcgtgcgcggagagcgaaagCTGCCacggcggctgaggccgcgcgcggagacctcgCGGAGAGGTCAGCAGTTGCAGAGTCCGGCTTGTCGAGCGGGATACCGTCTGCGGCGGTGACGCGCGACACGACGCTGTGTCCCGAGCCGCAGGAGCCGACGGCGACTTTGGAAGAAGGTCGAGGAGTCAcagacgcggccgctgaAGGGCATACAGCTGAAATGGAGTCGCGGCCATGGACGAGTGTCTTCCGCTCCGCACTGCCGTGGCTCTTCATGACTGTGCTGCACATGTTCATCAGCTTCCATCTCTTTCCCAAGGTGGGGCCACTCTCGTGGAACTATGACAGCCCGCCCAAGAACTACTTGGTCATTTGCTTTGGCGTTTTCTACGTTGTCGAGTTCATTGGCAGGTCGCTGCCCGACCTCcacggcgtccgcggcctcggcttcCTCCACCTCTCTAGGCGAGCGTTTGTCATTGCAGAGGTGTCGCGCCTCTTGTTGTTCGTTCCGTTTATTTTAGGATACGCGCTAAAAGGCGTGCCCTTCATCAACAGCTTCTATTGGTACTGCATACTCATAGCCGTCTTGTCGCTTACGCAGGGCTGGTTGGGCACCTTGACCTTCTACTACTCAGTAAACAGCGTGGAGTCGCCGGTCGAGCGAGAGCTGACAGGCCCGATGGCGGCgatcgcgtctccgctcggcTGCGTCATAGGACTCTACACTGCAACTCCTTACTAG
- a CDS encoding AP2 domain transcription factor AP2VIII-2 (encoded by transcript BESB_008600), with protein sequence MDAPSSAPADSAGDASSMNPECEQASPLQSVKAGSACDRSSAACTFSFASPEDVASAGAPAPALLSQDASSAPLFSSASPLSAPLAGRRDSLKRAACDAPAAPCAAAPAAGRAPEPLAADAAPQGSQESASTSPHGRSPASPSTLNVARSTCLSVLNALSLCCPEWKKKDNFRSFYFHFAQISQAADRSFLDVYLTIVFDKIIRNLPPQPCPPPIPLVVRAIQQLPAADVKDITEELDALRFSSAAAAAQVAATSGPAAGGAGFDDQGSAAAPAPAGEDSRGFAESGSGTSLGKGARGSALRGGEGAPSSAAAGGTAGGGARGRGGHRGAAGSLQRSMSGSAGSDPERQDDFGDEALAPAGASPANGGPAGASTPQALRRLVGGISFNRSGNAWVASWVTRSDFKHRYKYFKTADFGYEQARLLAIRFRQHKLLSGDAVVEASELQQRHGGGSAAQAAAAHGGAGGGDGESPLDSWASSDATFVANEDSERGEEGGGRRGSDTPSSWSPARQPVRAGSLLYSKGAAGAAAAQKDGLSAGAGVGAPDGGRSFSLPESTRSRGGANFRATEPSPMEGVYYREAGSGGSGSASWQCRWSVGGKKYSKTFAVSKYGTDKARELAIRFRLQQQAEATLGAQQGIDYNSRSVEMVISEGDQNPVFVERDSTHQQDAAAACDESYRATAGAADGRRGLLGAIQSPASPQVALSWSDGGGPDEGEGAFSAAGGRGFGTPHADAALAGGPGGGARRSGGAGPAVSGFPGSPGEETPAASQPEKGERGGGAWQAGVKFDEATNSWKAWWRQSGGRAVFKAYPVARYGEAVAREKAETAMRAKALELQVMGGTVPRSSSSSLADGGPLAARGSAPGSRGRGGLAVGGGTSPYGHSFFSVSGAGGPGRGPLQAGGAAASSPSGPATQDGRGAPIYSRRPVGGESSASLTPAPPRAAAGLALGGSSAGASLLARGAGGASLPGDGQLEDHEIRGILELDKRIPGSVFLQQSAYCLSFGGGGKWVASWGVGGSDRLFSRSFSVSRFGFAQARAMAEHWRRTKLLRLWRTEQERKETASREALMLVAAGGKSRGGHYHAGKERGAGAATAAAAGKKAETVPLGAPPSHRHSPYSPSLTGRRAGSGSGSAGASGPLGTTSSALQHFLRLSQSRLTTEGAESALDAKSAAARDPAADPAARFAFAEGEGDAAADDSAPGEGLASPYPRRRLREESDDGAGDVLSPGFEGGDGAHSRLVLPPSRTPGWRDRDEEGGRGLHATLPEDDEAASPSADVSFDAETRAWKAEVTNLRGERVAKTFAVSALGGVDAARRQAVAAQRALEAEVVREYLDINRGVYPGVSFDRRQLSWRLQPAVVLEAVLKKFRMEKEDEKEGVKDAGAEDASGVVREERAEAEGGSAAREKKISGQLVPADQIAAIVSRPVEIFSAGSLGWVKARASALQASRDLQLQLGVSAASLGPSEQLVEHAELARLLAAHLTKTTRNRQSSSSPGRPMGDWGGDSQLRTPSLSSSPHMSPADAASNSPSLSHRFPARRESGAELETGACASEERERSRDAEFAAAAAVKAAAVAGVRCLQVSDFLADIEISPFDPVASAQRRATLAANAAASAESLAADLASGAAAGADGDDPEKKGEEEADGGSLRRGSPKKGEDLAGSLATFKGIHYSKRERAWVCRWTDAVTGKVAVKAFQEKKFGFEEAKRLAEIYRRAAEATGRVKIRETPATSTGLPLVRFVQTRGADKTRGGVWRVEWLLSEPEAERQRKSENGEGGGAGADSERKKSGVTLQILKPFLCYQFGIETGRLLALHLKKKLDAVYVPLAENLKRKWNASQGAGTSTKRESAQDGGAPAADKPEDDSGAAHADANEGGGEQPAQDSAGPRAFKGPVSLFFFDPSYLDIGSIRSQFEAVQKILRETAELEARVHHALLTNAPLPFIMEPPPSPPSVFASGECAGLLAGPLGGRDGDENALVLPEVLALAAASTRGGRGSRGGRLSTGSGVSLGNEEGGRRRRKRDPSAVVGELPTGSGDAADGFEALGTKQEGEDEAGTGVKRRRRRATPGMGSGRRGGRESAAARLAAVAADLISTTAAAQASLVADKLQSSQTGGAGGHGGSGALRRDGDRYPLPASASAAAGGRGGREDEARREGRSDENSSSDSSSDDSSDSDSSDSSGSSSSSSDSLSSGEDMPSSVPEGPVGLLAGLPAAKKKRQQQLLLLSASHSPSPTPAPASQEGPGAKSAGAGARGEPIRAMPQRRQRQTQQGGEERAGPRCPRGVGGAARAGTEAKAAAADVAPERATAVGASGLPGAAGPGIRTGVPFVPSGRGPTQPPAASSARASFLAAAGRKEEGLGPSGGASGPSSVVHSASTWSSAAGSGGGAQTSDGPPISAGLLPAGKAAGMPGAPPSHAPPLLNPAATSALNLVLQQRRAHGASGSLPPASHQAMTALVASALAAAASRGAAAAGVGPPGAASSSGPSGLGPVGLPANANPLLARLAQNPQQQACLAAAAAALQRQQELQRQIHQRALFSSRLQQQGGAARGGGGGAPGREADGDRPSVGGEGSGGGSGVPPSAGGPPLPSSPLSASLPSSVSSSDALTALRAKQALAHFQQQLRQGLQLQQQHQQSLERQRLAQQGSGALPPGGAAPSIRGPPGAQGPGGALVGTAADLSAADGGDAEKSAFVSAMAGRGRVAPPAGSAVAPVGGPAGPGGPSGVVGPAGLAGERGGQFLLAQSTLERQRQQQQLQQRLRQQEQLLAAAAVASVARNAGALAGAGGGGGGGSSAGPAALRSGSAADARFGGSGPLPAAAGVAGHGPPGPGGPSAHLGAGGGTTMQAASSAQLQQSLRLQQHVAAAAASHQQQQRLQHPQQRQ encoded by the coding sequence ATGGACGCaccctcttctgcgcctgccgacTCCGCAGGGGATGCCTCCTCGATGAACCCCGAGTGTGAACAGGCGTCTCCCCTGCAGTCCGTGaaggccggcagcgcctgcgaccgctcgtccgcggcctgcacTTTTTCTTTTGCGTCGCCGGAAGATGTagcctctgccggcgcgcccgccccggCGTTGCTCTCTCAagacgcgtcctccgcgcctctcttttcttccgcgtctcccttGTCTGCACCgctcgcagggcggcgcgacagcctgaaacgcgccgcgtgcgacgctccggcggcgccttgtgccgcggctcccgcggcggggcgggctcccgagccgctggcggcagacgcagctccCCAGGGCAGCCAGGAGAGCGCCTCGACGTCGCCTCACGGCCGTTCGCCTGCGAGCCCGAGCACGCTGAACGTGGCGCGGTCGACGTGTCTGTCGGTGTTGAATGCGCTGTCGCTTTGTTGCCCCGagtggaagaagaaggacaaCTTCCGCTCCTTTTATTTCCACTTTGCGCAGatctcgcaggccgcggaccGCTCGTTCCTCGACGTATACCTGACGATTGTTTTCGACAAAATCATCAGGAAccttccgccgcagccgtgcccgccgccgatccctctcgtcgtccgcgcgatccagcagctgcctgcggccgACGTGAAGGACATCACCGAGGAGCTCGATGCCCTGCGCTtctcttccgcggccgccgccgcgcaggtcgCGGCGACTTCGggccccgcggcggggggcgccgGCTTTGACGACCagggctccgccgcggcgcccgcgccagcgGGGGAGGACTCGAGGGGCTTTGCGGAGAGCGGTTCGGGGACGTCCCTGGggaagggcgcgcgaggcagcgccctgcgtggcggcgaaggcgccccgagcagcgctgcggcgggaggcaccgcaggtggcggcgctcggGGCCGCGGGGGCCACAGGGGGGCGGCAGGGAGCCTGCAAAGAAGCATGAGTGGCTCGGCGGGGTCTGACCCCGAGCGGCAGGACGACTTCGGGGACGAGGccctggcgcccgcgggtgCGTCGCCCGCTAACGGcggccccgcgggcgcctcgacgccgcaggcgctgcgccggctcGTGGGTGGCATTTCCTTCAACCGGAGTGGGAACGCCTGGGTTGCGAGCTGGGTGACGCGATCGGACTTCAAGCACCGCTACAAGTACTTCAAAACTGCAGACTTTGGCTacgagcaggcgcgcctcttGGCGATCCGCTTTCGCCAGCACAAGCTGCTCTCCGGAGACGCGGTCGTGGAGGCCTCGgagctccagcagcggcacGGGGGCGggtccgcggcgcaggcggctgcggcgcacgggggggcagggggcggcgacggagagtcGCCGCTGGACTCCTGGGCGTCCTCGGACGCGACCTTCGTGGCGAACGAAGACAgtgagagaggcgaagagggcggcggacggcgaggcagcgacacgCCGTCTTCGTGGTCACCTGCTCGCCAGCCGGTGCGCGCCGGTTCGCTTCTGTATTCCAAGGGGGCGGcaggagccgcggccgcgcagaaagacggcctctcggccggcgccggcgtcggcgcgccggaTGGAGGCAGAAGTTTTTCTTTGCCGGAGTCGacgaggagccgcggaggcgctaACTTTCGTGCGACGGAGCCTTCCCCGATGGAGGGCGTTTACTACCGCGAGGCGGGAAGCGGCGGCTCGGGCTCGGCCTCGTGGCAGTGCCGCTGGTCAGTGGGCGGCAAGAAGTATAGCAAGACGTTCGCCGTGAGCAAATACGGAACAGacaaggcgcgcgagctcgcgaTTCGCTTCAggctccagcagcaggccgAGGCGACGCTCGGCGCCCAGCAGGGCATCGACTACAACAGTCGAAGCGTGGAGATGGTGATCTCCGAGGGCGACCAAAACCCGGTCTTCGTCGAGAGGGACTCCACGCATCAgcaggacgccgccgcggcctgcgacgAGTCATACCGCGCCacagccggcgcggcggacggccgtcgaggcctcctcggcgccatTCAGtccccggcgtcgccgcaaGTCGCTCTGTCATGGTCCGATGGAGGCGGAcccgacgagggcgagggagccttttctgccgcaggcgggagAGGCTTCGGGACGCCGCACGCCgacgctgcgctcgccggGGGCCCTGGaggaggggcgcggcgctcgggcggcgctgggcCTGCGGTTAGCGGCTTCCCGGGCTCGCCTGGCGAAGAGAccccggcggcctcgcagcccGAGAAAGgtgagcgcggaggcggagcctGGCAGGCCGGCGTCAAGTTCGACGAGGCGACCAATTCTTGGAAGGCCTGGTGGCGACagagcggagggcgcgccgtGTTCAAAGCGTACCCTGTTGCCCGCTACGGAgaggctgtcgcgcgcgagaaggctgAGACGGCGATGCGGGCGAAGGCCCTCGAGCTGCAGGTGATGGGGGGAACGGTGCCGAGgagctcgtcgtcctcgctggcAGACGGGGGCCCcttggcggcgcgggggtcGGCGCCCGgctcgcgagggcgcggaggcctggcggtcggcggcggcacgtCGCCGTATGGACActcgtttttctctgtctccggcgccggcggtcCAGGGCGGGGCCCGCtgcaggccggcggcgccgccgcctcctcgccttcaggGCCTGCGACGCAAGACGGTCGAGGGGCGCCGATCTACTCGCGGAGACCGGTCGGGGGAGAGAGCTCGGCATCGCtgacgccggcgcccccgCGGGCCGCAGCGGGCCTTGCGCTGGGCGGGTCGtcggccggcgcgtcgctgctggcgcggggcgcgggtggcgcctcgctgcccggAGACGGCCAGCTGGAGGATCATGAAATCCGGGGGATTCTCGAGCTGGACAAGCGGATTCCAGGGAGTGTCTTTCTTCAGCAGTCGGCCTACTGCCtctccttcggcggcgggggaAAGTGGGTCGCGTCATGGGGCGTGGGGGGCTCGGAccgtctcttctcgcgcagcttctcggTGTCGCGCTTCGGCTTCGCCCAGGCCCGCGCGATGGCAGAGCACTGGCGACGAACCAAGCTGCTGAGACTCTGGCGAACTGAGCAAGAGCGCAAGGAGACAGCCAGTCGCGAGGCCCTCATGCTCGTTGCAGCAGGCGGAAAGTCGCGGGGCGGGCACTACCACGCCGGGaaggagcgcggcgcaggcgccgccaccgccgccgcggcaggcaagaaggcggagacggtgCCTCTGGGAGCTCCGCCGTCTCACCGCCACTCGCCATACTCGCCTTCGCTGACgggaagacgcgcaggcagcgggtCAGGATCTGCGGGGGCGAGCGGGCCCCTGGGAACGAcctcgtcggcgctgcagcacttTTTGAGGCTGTCGCAGAGTCGCTTGACGactgaaggcgcagagagtgCCCTCGACGCgaagtctgcggcggccaGGGACCCCGCCGCCGACCCGGCCGCCCGCTTTGCGttcgcagagggcgagggcgacgcggcggccgacgactccgcgcctggcgaggggctcgcgtcgccgtatccgcgccgccgtctgcgagaggagagcgacgacggagCTGGCGACGTGTTGTCGCCAGGCTTCGAGGGCGGTGACGGAGCGCACTCGCGACTtgtgctgccgccgtcgcggacgCCCGGATGGCGAGACCGCGATGAGGAGGGAGGGCGGGGCCTGCATGCGACGCTgccggaggacgacgaggcggcgtcgccgtcagcCGATGTCTCTTTCGACGCCGAGACTCGCGCGTGGAAAGCCGAAGTGACGAAtcttcgcggcgagcgagtcgCGAAGACCTTCGCGGTGTCGGCGCTCGGCGGagtcgacgcggcgcggcgccaggcagtggcagcgcagcgcgcgttGGAGGCCGAGGTAGTCCGGGAGTACCTCGACATCAACCGGGGCGTGTACCCCGGAGTCTCCTTCGACCGGAGACAACTGTCGTGGCGGCTCCAACCCGCGGTCGTGCTTGAGGCTGTGCTCAAGAAGTTTAGGatggagaaggaagacgagaaggagggCGTCAAAGACGctggcgcagaagacgcgtcAGGTGTGGTCAGGGAGGAAcgggcggaggccgagggcgggtcggcggcgagagaaaagaagattTCGGGGCAGCTAGTCCCCGCAGACCAGATCGCGGCGATCGTCTCGAGACCTGTTGAGATCTTCTCTGCTGGTTCCCTTGGCTGGGTGAAGGCACGCGCCTCAGCGCTCCAGGCCTCCCGCGATCTGCAGCTCCAGCTgggtgtctccgcggcgtcgctggggCCGTCTGAGCAGCTAGTGGAacacgcggagctcgcgcggctgctcgcaGCACACCTGACCAAGACTACGCGCAATCGAcagtcctcttcgtctcctggAAGGCCTATGGGCGACTGGGGCGGCGACTCTCAGCTGCggacgccgtcgctctcctcgtcgccgcacaTGTCCCCCGCGGATGCGGCGTCGaactcgccgtctctctctcaccgCTTCCCCGcccggcgcgagagcggcgccgagctgGAGACTGGGGCGTGCGCTTCTGAGGAGCGGGAGCGGTCACGAGACGCAgagttcgcggcggcggcggccgtgaaggccgcggcggtcgcgggcgtCCGCTGTCTGCAGGTCTCTGACTTCTTGGCGGACATTGAGATCTCGCCCTTCGACCCCGTTGCCTCTGCGCAACGCCGAGCGACGCTTGCCGCGAacgctgcggcctcggcagAGTCGCTAGCCGCCGACCTAGCAtccggggcggcggcgggcgccgacggcgacgatccagagaagaagggcgaggaggaagccgacggcggcagcctgcggcgggggagcccgaagaagggcgaggacCTCGCGGGCTCGCTCGCGACCTTCAAAGGGATTCACTATAgcaagcgcgagcgcgcctggGTTTGTCGGTGGACAGACGCGGTCACGGGGAAAGTGGCCGTGAAGGCCTTTCAGGAGAAGAAGTTCGGcttcgaggaggcgaagcggctggCGGAGATCTacaggcgagccgcagaggccacCGGAAGAGTGAAAATccgcgagacgcctgcgacgaGTACTGGCCTGCCGCTTGTCCGCTTtgtgcagacgcgcggcgcagacaaAACGCGCGGTGGCGTCTGGCGCGTGGAGTGGCTGCTCAGCGAGCCtgaagcggagagacagcgaaagagcgaaaacggcgagggcggcggcgctggagctgacagcgagagaaagaagtcGGGTGTCACTCTGCAGATCCTCAAACCCTTTCTCTGCTACCAATTCGGCATCGAGACGGGCCGTTTGCTCGCGCTGCatctgaagaagaagctggaCGCGGTGTACGTGCCGCTAGCTGAGAATCTGAAGCGGAAGTGGAACGCGAGCCAAGGCGCAGGAACCAGCACGAAGCGGGAGAGTGCGCAAGACGGCGGAGCTCCCGCTGCTGACAAACCCGAGGACGACTCTGGagctgcgcacgcagacgcgaatgagggcggcggcgagcaacCCGCACAGGACTccgcaggccctcgcgcgtTTAAGGGGCCTGTGTCTTTATTCTTCTTTGATCCGTCCTACTTGGATATTGGCAGCATTCGCTCTCAGTTCGAGGCCGTGCAAAAGATCCTGCGGGAGACGGCCGAACTGGAGGCTCGCGTTCACCATGCGCTTCTCACCAACGCGCCCCTACCGTTCATCATggagcctccgccgtcgccgccctcggtGTTTGCGTCTGGCGAGTGCGCTGGGCTCCTGGCGGGCCCGTTGggcggcagagacggcgacgagaaTGCCCTTGTGCTGCCGGAGGtgctggcgctcgcggcggcgtccacgcgcggcgggcgaggctcccgcggcgggcggctgtCCACGGGCAGCGGCGTGAGCTTGGGAAACGAAGAGggcggaaggaggaggcgaaaacgCGATCCCAGCGCAGTTGTCGGGGAGCTGCCTACGGGctcaggagacgccgcagacgggtTTGAGGCGCTGGGCACTAaacaggaaggcgaggacgaggcgggaACGGGAGTCaagagacggaggcggcgagccacGCCTGGAATgggcagcggaagaagaggcggtcGCGaaagcgctgcggcgcggcttgCCGCGGTTGCCGCAGACCTCATTTCTACAACGGCCGCCGCCCAAGCGTCTCTTGTCGCGGACAAACTCCAGTCGTCGCagaccggcggcgccggcgggcacggcggcagcggggcgctcaggcgagacggcgaccgctaccctctccctgcctccgcctccgctgcggcgggaggccgaggagggcgtgaggacgaggcgcggcgcgagggaagGTCTGACGAAAACAGCAGCtcagacagcagcagcgacgacagcAGCGACTCGGATTCCAGCGACAGCTCGGGCTCATCGAGCAGTTCGAGCGACTCCCtcagcagcggagaagacatGCCCAGCAGCGTGCCCGAGGGGCCGGTgggccttctcgccggcctcccggcggcgaagaagaaacgtcagcagcagctgctgctgctctcggcgtcgcactccccttcgccgacgccggcgcccgcgtctcagGAAGGGCCCGGGGCGAAGTCCGCAGGAGCCGGCGCTCGAGGCGAGCCGATACGTGCGatgccgcagcggcgtcagCGGCAGACACAGCAGGgtggcgaggagagagcgggaCCGCGTTGCCCACGAGGCGTaggaggggcggcgcgggcgggcaccgaggcgaaggcggcagcggcggacgtGGCGCCGGAGAGAGCGACTGCAGTTGGCGCCTCCGGGCTCCCGGGGGCTGCAGGCCCCGGCATCCGGACAGGGGTACCGTTTGTCCCTTCGGGTCGCGGCCCCACCCAgccgcccgctgcgtcgtcggcgcgagCGTCCTTCTTGGCGGCTGCCGGAAGGAAAGAGGAAGGCCTGGGCCCCTCTGGCGGGGCGTCGGGCCCCTCCTCCGTCGTTCATTCCGCCTCCACCTGgtcttcggcggcgggctctggaggcggcgcccagaCATCCGACGGTCCCCCGATCTCTGCCGGGCTGCTGCCCGCCGGCAAGGCAGCTGGGATGCccggggcgccgccgtcgcatgcgccgccgctgttgAACCCTGCTGCCACGTCTGCGCTGAATCTTGTTCTGCAGCAACGCAGAGCCCACGGCGCCTCGGGCTCGTTGCCCCCCGCGTCTCACCAGGCAATGACCGCCTTGGTCGCCAGCGCGttggctgctgcggcgagtcggggagctgcggccgcgggagTGGGCCCGCCgggcgctgcctcgtcgtcagGCCCCTCGGGCTTGGGACCCGTCGGACTGCCAGCCAACGCGAACcctctgctcgcgcgcctcgcccaaaatccgcagcagcaggcttgtcttgccgcggccgctgcggcgctacAGAGGCAGCAagagctgcagagacagatTCACCAGCGAGCCTTGTTTTCTTCGCGACTCCAGCAACAGGGGGGAGCGGCACGCGGCGGTGGTGGGGGGGCGCCGGGTCGGGAAGCCGACGGCGATCGCCCGAGTGTCGGAGGCGAGGGgtcgggcggcggcagcggcgtgccgccgtctgcaggcggGCCTCCAttgccgtcgtctcctctgtctgcctcgctgccgtcttCTGTCTCGTCGTCGGACGCTCTCACGGCTCTCCGTGCCAAGCAGGCGCTTGCGCActttcagcagcagctccgccagggcttgcagctgcagcagcagcatcaGCAGAGCCTCGAGcgtcagcgcctcgcgcagcagggGTCGGGGGCTCTGCCTCCTGGGGGAGCCGCTCCATCCATACGAGGCCCGCCCGGGGCCCAGGGGCCTGGTGGAGCTCTGGTGGGCACAGCCGCGGACCTCTCCGCAGCTGAcgggggagacgcagaaaaaagcgccttcgtctccgcaaTGGCAGGTCGCGGACgcgtggcgccgcctgcgggctccgcggtcgcgcctgtCGGGGGTCCTGCGGGGCCCGGCGGCCCCTCCGGTGTCGTGGGGCCTGCGGGCTTAGCTGGGGAGCGTGGAGGTCAGTTTCTGCTCGCGCAGTCCACTCTTGAGAGGCaacggcagcagcagcagctccagcagAGACTGCGGCAGCAAGAGCAGcttctcgcggccgctgcagttGCCTCAGTTGCGCGGAACGCAGGGGCCTTAGCCGGAGccggtggggggggggggggcggatcTTCCGCAGGCCCCGCCGCCCTGAGAAGCggctctgcggcagacgctCGCTTTGGCGGGTCGGggccgctgcctgccgcagcgggcgtcgcgggacACGGGCCTCCCGGCCCTGGAGGGCCTTCGGCGCACttgggcgccggcgggggaACTACGATGCAggcagcctcctccgcccaATTGCAACAGAGCCTGAGGCTCCAGCAgcacgtcgccgcggcggccgccagtcACCAGCAGCAACAGAGACTGCAGCATCCTCAGCAGAGACAGTAG